A single region of the Chrysoperla carnea chromosome 5, inChrCarn1.1, whole genome shotgun sequence genome encodes:
- the LOC123300264 gene encoding NADH dehydrogenase [ubiquinone] iron-sulfur protein 8, mitochondrial: protein MSALKLFNLSKTGTNFLRPSLTVCSMVRNKGSEQSCPVEYHKEKGYVYVNDKEPAMDLNSITDRAAQTLFWTELVRGFGVTLAHIFKEPATINYPFEKGPLSPRFRGEHALRRYPSGEERCIACKLCEAICPAQAITIEAQERADGSRRTTRYDIDMTKCIYCGFCQEACPVDAIVEGPNFEYSTETHEELLYNKEKLLDNGDKWESEIAANIHADHLYR, encoded by the exons ATGTCGgctcttaaattatttaatttatccaaAACAG GAACAAATTTCTTACGTCCTAGTTTGACCGTTTGTTCAATGGTAAGGAATAAAGGCTCAGAGCAATCTTGCCCTGTTGAATACCATAAAGAGAAGGGCTATGTGTATGTAAATGATAAGGAACCAGCAAtggatttaaattcaataacagATCGTGCTGCTCAAACATTGTTTTGGACAGAATTAGTTCGTGGTTTTGGTGTAACATTAGctcatatttttaaagaaccTGCAACAATAAATTATCCTTTTGAAAAAGGACCATTGAGTCCACGATTTCGAGGTGAACATGCTTTACGCCGATATCCATCCGGTGAAGAGCGATGCATTGCATGCAAATTGTGTGAAGCAATTTGTCCTGCTCAG GCAATCACAATTGAAGCTCAAGAACGTGCTGATGGATCCCGACGAACAACACGATACGATATCGACATGACTAAATGCATTTATTGTGGTTTTTGTCAAGAAGCGTGTCCGGTAGATGCAATTGTTGAAGGTCCAAACTTTGAATATTCAACTGAAACGCATGAAGAGCTTTTATACAATAAAGAGAAATTATTAGATAATGGTGATAAGTGGGAAAGTGAAATTGCTGCAAATATTCATGCGGATCATTTGTAtcgttaa
- the LOC123300497 gene encoding 39S ribosomal protein L44, mitochondrial gives MFSTKFLPNTLKGFRSLQPFLIQTNAQRSYKRWFAPTLMEIKRRKDNLGPQPPSKRSSFIEWNYNAELFAFGKRLNENFDENLLKNAFVNRSFILQEEVRQREAGVDNPEVNLIDNRKLIENGENFISKIVKKFLVDNLPQFPEEGRNAVHDYLLSETVLSNISFHIGTKDIILSAEFPPNESTLADTLKAVIGALLQSSGEERAENFVKDFILTQLNGKDVNDIWRVDDPMGILQKLLAEQNRGEPEPRLLNEAGKNTILACFEVGIYSDKQLIASGFGESIQIAIEVAARQSLKKIFKTEDNLAPFSYNTPQSSISLNP, from the exons AtgttttctacgaaatttttaCCAAATACTTTAAAGGGATTTCGAAGTTTACAGCCgtttttaattcaaacaaatg CTCAAAGATCATATAAAAGATGGTTCGCTCCAACATTAATGGAAATCAAAAGACGTAAAGATAATCTTGGCCCACAACCTCCATCAAAAAGATCATCGTTTATTGAATGGAATTATAATGCAGAATTATTTGCATTTGGAAAacgtttaaatgaaaattttgatgaaaatttattaaaaaatgcgtTTGTAAATCGATCTTTTATTTTACAAGAAGAAGTGCGTCAACGTGAAGCTGGAGTCGATAACCCAGAAGTGAATTTAATTGATAATCGTAAACTCATTGAAAAtggcgaaaattttatttcaaaaattgttaagaAATTTCTAGTAGATAATTTACCACAGTTTCCCGAAGAGGGTCGCAATGCAGtacatgattatttattatccGAAACAGTTTTATCGAATATATCGTTTCATATTGGTACCaaagatataattttatcaGCG GAGTTTCCACCTAATGAATCAACTTTGGCTGATACGTTAAAGGCGGTTATTGGAGCCTTATTACAATCATCGGGAGAAGAACGcgctgaaaattttgttaaagatttTATACTAACACAACTAAATGGGAAAGATGTAAATGATATTTGGAGGGTAGACGATCCTATgggtattttacaaaaattactagCAGAACAAAATCGAGGAGAACCAGAACCGAGATTGTTAAATGAAGCTGGAAAGAATACTATTTTAGCATGTTTCGAAGTTGGAATCTATTCTGATAAACAATTGATTGCTTCag gATTTGGAGAAAGCATACAAATTGCTATTGAAGTTGCAGCTCgacaatcattaaaaaaaatattcaaaactgaAGATAATTTAGCACCATTTTCGTATAATACACCTCAAAGTAGCATATCGTTAAACCCCTAA
- the LOC123300649 gene encoding vacuole membrane protein 1 isoform X4, translated as MTSNNASNNTSTKRKEVTAANGDKKNILLNNTQMKRNNSQTTVGSGSTSSSRSARSNRVNNERNERENLVLWKSPIRTLQYSFYEFIDLIVNYGKKLLYYRTRVLLIILVVSILTYSLSSEHYLKCLTWSLYWIGLGILSSVGFGTGLHTFILYLGPHIAKVTLAAYECNALNFPSPPYPDEIICPDNPDLSNPPSILSIMAKVRVEAMLWGAGTALGELPPYFMARAARLSGTPSEEEEDLIEFQELQRKQNENPESLTFVEKLKTSVEILVRKVGFFGILAAASIPNPLFDLAGMTCGHFLIPFWTFFGATLIGKAIIKMHIQKLGVIIAFNEVLVEKFIQAIAIIPIIGNKLQEPIRNVFKSQKAKLHNRVDEAASANLVGWLFEKLVFLMILYFVVSIIHSLAQVHHKKLHSKKGNQTDATKKVAVE; from the exons ATGACAAGCAATAATGCGAGTAATAATACAAGTACAAAACGCAAAGAAGTAACTGCAGCTAATGGTGATAAAAAGAATatactattaaataatacacaaatgAAACGAAACAATTCACAAACAACAGTTGGTAGTGGGAGTACATCATCGTCACGATCAGCGAGATCGAATCGTGTAAATAATGAGAGAAATGAACGTGAAAATCTTGTATTGTGGAAATCGCCGATCAGAACGttacaatattcattttatgaatttattgatttaatagttaattatggaaaaaa ACTTTTATATTATCGAACTAGAGTTTTGTTAATCATTTTAGTCGTGTCAATACTCACATATTCATTATCGTcagaacattatttaaaatgtttaacatGGTCATTATATTGGATAGGTCTTGGTATATTATCATCTGTAGGTTTTGGTACAGGCCTTCATACTTTTATACTATATTTAGGTCCACACATTGCCAAAGTAACGCTTGCCGCATATGAATGTAATGCATTAAATTTCCCATCACCTCCATACCCAGATGA aataatatgtCCTGATAATCCAGATTTATCAAATCCACCCTCCATTTTAAGCATAATGGCTAAAGTAAGAGTTGAAGCAATGCTTTGGGGTGCAGGTACAGCTCTTGGAGAACTACCACCATATTTTATGGCAAGAGCAGCACGATTATCGGGTACCCCATCAGAGGAAGAAGAggatttaatagaatttcaagaattgcaaagaaaacaaaatgaaaatccaGAAAGTTTAACATTTGTTGAAAAACTTAAAACGTCAGTTGAAATTCTAGTCCGAAAAGTTggattttttggtattttagcAGCTGCAAGC ATTCCAAACCCATTATTTGATTTAGCTGGTATGACTTGTGGTCACTTTTTGATACCATTTTGGACATTTTTTGGTGCAACATTAATTGGCAAAGCTATCATAAAAatgcatatacaaaaattaggtgtaattattgcatttaatgaagtattagttgaaaaatttatacaggCAATTGCCATTATACCAATAATTGGTAATAAATTACAAGAACCAAttagaaatgtatttaaaagTCAAAAGGCAAAATTACATAATCGTGTTGACGAAGCTGCCAGTGCAAATTTAGTTGGTTGGTTATTTGAGAAATTAGTCTTTcttatgattttatattttgtagtgTCAATAATACATTCACTTGCCCAAGtacatcataaaaaattacatagtaAAAAAGGAAATCAAACAGATGCAACCAAAAAAGTTGCTGtagaataa
- the LOC123300649 gene encoding vacuole membrane protein 1 isoform X2, with protein sequence MTTLYFLDEKLQRLGHRMTSNNASNNTSTKRKEVTAANGDKKNILLNNTQMKRNNSQTTVGSGSTSSSRSARSNRVNNERNERENLVLWKSPIRTLQYSFYEFIDLIVNYGKKLLYYRTRVLLIILVVSILTYSLSSEHYLKCLTWSLYWIGLGILSSVGFGTGLHTFILYLGPHIAKVTLAAYECNALNFPSPPYPDEIICPDNPDLSNPPSILSIMAKVRVEAMLWGAGTALGELPPYFMARAARLSGTPSEEEEDLIEFQELQRKQNENPESLTFVEKLKTSVEILVRKVGFFGILAAASIPNPLFDLAGMTCGHFLIPFWTFFGATLIGKAIIKMHIQKLGVIIAFNEVLVEKFIQAIAIIPIIGNKLQEPIRNVFKSQKAKLHNRVDEAASANLVGWLFEKLVFLMILYFVVSIIHSLAQVHHKKLHSKKGNQTDATKKVAVE encoded by the exons cTCCAACGATTAGGACACAGAATGACAAGCAATAATGCGAGTAATAATACAAGTACAAAACGCAAAGAAGTAACTGCAGCTAATGGTGATAAAAAGAATatactattaaataatacacaaatgAAACGAAACAATTCACAAACAACAGTTGGTAGTGGGAGTACATCATCGTCACGATCAGCGAGATCGAATCGTGTAAATAATGAGAGAAATGAACGTGAAAATCTTGTATTGTGGAAATCGCCGATCAGAACGttacaatattcattttatgaatttattgatttaatagttaattatggaaaaaa ACTTTTATATTATCGAACTAGAGTTTTGTTAATCATTTTAGTCGTGTCAATACTCACATATTCATTATCGTcagaacattatttaaaatgtttaacatGGTCATTATATTGGATAGGTCTTGGTATATTATCATCTGTAGGTTTTGGTACAGGCCTTCATACTTTTATACTATATTTAGGTCCACACATTGCCAAAGTAACGCTTGCCGCATATGAATGTAATGCATTAAATTTCCCATCACCTCCATACCCAGATGA aataatatgtCCTGATAATCCAGATTTATCAAATCCACCCTCCATTTTAAGCATAATGGCTAAAGTAAGAGTTGAAGCAATGCTTTGGGGTGCAGGTACAGCTCTTGGAGAACTACCACCATATTTTATGGCAAGAGCAGCACGATTATCGGGTACCCCATCAGAGGAAGAAGAggatttaatagaatttcaagaattgcaaagaaaacaaaatgaaaatccaGAAAGTTTAACATTTGTTGAAAAACTTAAAACGTCAGTTGAAATTCTAGTCCGAAAAGTTggattttttggtattttagcAGCTGCAAGC ATTCCAAACCCATTATTTGATTTAGCTGGTATGACTTGTGGTCACTTTTTGATACCATTTTGGACATTTTTTGGTGCAACATTAATTGGCAAAGCTATCATAAAAatgcatatacaaaaattaggtgtaattattgcatttaatgaagtattagttgaaaaatttatacaggCAATTGCCATTATACCAATAATTGGTAATAAATTACAAGAACCAAttagaaatgtatttaaaagTCAAAAGGCAAAATTACATAATCGTGTTGACGAAGCTGCCAGTGCAAATTTAGTTGGTTGGTTATTTGAGAAATTAGTCTTTcttatgattttatattttgtagtgTCAATAATACATTCACTTGCCCAAGtacatcataaaaaattacatagtaAAAAAGGAAATCAAACAGATGCAACCAAAAAAGTTGCTGtagaataa
- the LOC123300649 gene encoding vacuole membrane protein 1 isoform X3 produces MQNLCELQRLGHRMTSNNASNNTSTKRKEVTAANGDKKNILLNNTQMKRNNSQTTVGSGSTSSSRSARSNRVNNERNERENLVLWKSPIRTLQYSFYEFIDLIVNYGKKLLYYRTRVLLIILVVSILTYSLSSEHYLKCLTWSLYWIGLGILSSVGFGTGLHTFILYLGPHIAKVTLAAYECNALNFPSPPYPDEIICPDNPDLSNPPSILSIMAKVRVEAMLWGAGTALGELPPYFMARAARLSGTPSEEEEDLIEFQELQRKQNENPESLTFVEKLKTSVEILVRKVGFFGILAAASIPNPLFDLAGMTCGHFLIPFWTFFGATLIGKAIIKMHIQKLGVIIAFNEVLVEKFIQAIAIIPIIGNKLQEPIRNVFKSQKAKLHNRVDEAASANLVGWLFEKLVFLMILYFVVSIIHSLAQVHHKKLHSKKGNQTDATKKVAVE; encoded by the exons cTCCAACGATTAGGACACAGAATGACAAGCAATAATGCGAGTAATAATACAAGTACAAAACGCAAAGAAGTAACTGCAGCTAATGGTGATAAAAAGAATatactattaaataatacacaaatgAAACGAAACAATTCACAAACAACAGTTGGTAGTGGGAGTACATCATCGTCACGATCAGCGAGATCGAATCGTGTAAATAATGAGAGAAATGAACGTGAAAATCTTGTATTGTGGAAATCGCCGATCAGAACGttacaatattcattttatgaatttattgatttaatagttaattatggaaaaaa ACTTTTATATTATCGAACTAGAGTTTTGTTAATCATTTTAGTCGTGTCAATACTCACATATTCATTATCGTcagaacattatttaaaatgtttaacatGGTCATTATATTGGATAGGTCTTGGTATATTATCATCTGTAGGTTTTGGTACAGGCCTTCATACTTTTATACTATATTTAGGTCCACACATTGCCAAAGTAACGCTTGCCGCATATGAATGTAATGCATTAAATTTCCCATCACCTCCATACCCAGATGA aataatatgtCCTGATAATCCAGATTTATCAAATCCACCCTCCATTTTAAGCATAATGGCTAAAGTAAGAGTTGAAGCAATGCTTTGGGGTGCAGGTACAGCTCTTGGAGAACTACCACCATATTTTATGGCAAGAGCAGCACGATTATCGGGTACCCCATCAGAGGAAGAAGAggatttaatagaatttcaagaattgcaaagaaaacaaaatgaaaatccaGAAAGTTTAACATTTGTTGAAAAACTTAAAACGTCAGTTGAAATTCTAGTCCGAAAAGTTggattttttggtattttagcAGCTGCAAGC ATTCCAAACCCATTATTTGATTTAGCTGGTATGACTTGTGGTCACTTTTTGATACCATTTTGGACATTTTTTGGTGCAACATTAATTGGCAAAGCTATCATAAAAatgcatatacaaaaattaggtgtaattattgcatttaatgaagtattagttgaaaaatttatacaggCAATTGCCATTATACCAATAATTGGTAATAAATTACAAGAACCAAttagaaatgtatttaaaagTCAAAAGGCAAAATTACATAATCGTGTTGACGAAGCTGCCAGTGCAAATTTAGTTGGTTGGTTATTTGAGAAATTAGTCTTTcttatgattttatattttgtagtgTCAATAATACATTCACTTGCCCAAGtacatcataaaaaattacatagtaAAAAAGGAAATCAAACAGATGCAACCAAAAAAGTTGCTGtagaataa